The Juglans regia cultivar Chandler chromosome 2, Walnut 2.0, whole genome shotgun sequence genome includes a window with the following:
- the LOC108994194 gene encoding ATP synthase subunit gamma, mitochondrial-like, whose amino-acid sequence MAMAALRREGRRLAPLISPQSITAVRSSLISQEQAPLGLRSISTQIVRNRMKSVKNIQKITKAMKMVAASKLRAIQVKAENSRGLWQPFTALLGDTASVDVKKNVIVTVSSDKGLCGGINSTSVKTSKALKKLTAGPEKETKYVVLGEKAKAQLVRDSKKDIELSITELQKNPLNYTQVSVLADDILKNVEYDALRIVFNKFQSVVSFLPTVATVLSPEAVEKEAESGGKLGELDSYEIEGGETKSEVLQNLGEFQFSCVLFNAVMENACSEQGARMSAMDSSSRNAGDMLDRLTLTYNRTRQASITTELIEIISGASALQG is encoded by the exons GGAGCAAGCCCCCCTAGGATTGCGCTCAATTTCAACTCAAATTG tcagAAACCGGATGAAGAGTGTGAAGAATATCCAGAAAATTACAAAGGCAATGAAAATGGTTGCAGCCTCGAAGCTTAGAGCAATTCAAGTTAAAGCTGAAAACTCACGTGGCCTGTGGCAGCCATTTACTGCCCTTCTTGGCGACACTGCCA GTGTTGATGTGAAGAAGAATGTCATTGTTACCGTTTCTTCAGACAAAGGTCTTTGTGGTGGAATCAACTCTACATCAGTCAAGACAAGCAAGGCTTTGAAGAAGTTGACTGCTG GCCCcgagaaagaaacaaaatacgTTGTTTTGGGAGAAAAAGCAAAGGCTCAATTGGTACGTGACTCAAAGAAGGATATCGAGTTATCCATAACTGAGTTGCAAAAGAATCCTTTGAATTATACGCAG GTCTCTGTTCTGGCAGATGACATTTTAAAGAATGTTGAATATGATGCCTTGAGGATTGTCTTCAACAAGTTCCAGTCAGTTGTCTCATTTCTTCCCACTGTGGCAACTGTTTTATCTCCTGAG GCCGTGGAGAAAGAGGCTGAATCTGGGGGAAAGCTTGGTGAACTAGACTCTTATGAGATTGAAGGTGGTGAAACAAAGTCAGAAGTACTCCAGAATCTTGGGGAGTTCCAATTCTCTTGT GTCTTGTTCAATGCGGTGATGGAGAATGCGTGCAGTGAGCAAGGAGCAAGGATGTCTGCTATGGATAGCTCAAGCAGAAATGCAGGCGACATGCTTGATCGACTCACCCTCACTTACAACAG AACTCGGCAAGCATCTATTACCACCGAATTGATTGAGATTATATCTGGAGCATCAGCCCTTCAGGGCTAA